One genomic segment of Mauremys mutica isolate MM-2020 ecotype Southern chromosome 10, ASM2049712v1, whole genome shotgun sequence includes these proteins:
- the WNT6 gene encoding protein Wnt-6, with product MLPPSRTQLGLFFILLCPANIIGLWWAVGSPLLMDPNSICRKSKRLAGKQAELCQTEPDIVQEVAKGAKLGVRECQYQFRFRRWNCTSHSKYFGKILQQDIRETAFVYAITAAGVSHAVTQACSMGELLQCSCEVTRSRAPPLPTAGPGTEGSAWEWGGCGDDVDFGYEKSRQFMDAKRKKGKSDIRTLIDLHNNEAGRLAVRSYMRTECKCHGLSGSCTLHTCWKKMPHFREVGDRLLERFNGAFKVMGANDGKTLLPVGRSIKPPDRQDLVYSADSPDFCTANRKTGSPGTRGRVCNSTAPDVSGCDLLCCGRGHRAETVVLEENCLCRFHWCCVVQCRKCRVHQELSLCL from the exons GGCAGTGGGCAGCCCCCTGCTCATGGACCCCAACAGCATCTGCCGGAAGAGCAAGCGCCTGGCGGGGAAGCAGGCGGAGCTGTGCCAGACGGAGCCCGACATCGTCCAGGAGGTGGCCAAGGGCGCCAAGCTGGGCGTGCGGGAGTGCCAGTACCAGTTCCGCTTCCGCCGCTGGAACTGCACCAGCCACAGCAAGTACTTCGGCAAGATCCTGCAGCAGG ATATCCGGGAGACGGCCTTCGTCTACGCCATCACCGCGGCCGGCGTGAGCCACGCCGTCACCCAGGCCTGCAGCATGGGCGAGCTGCTGCAGTGCAGCTGCGAGGTGACGCGGAGCCGGGCGCCCCCGCTGCCCACGGCCGGCCCGGGCACCGAGGGCTCCGCCTGGGAGTGGGGCGGCTGCGGGGACGACGTGGACTTCGGCTACGAGAAGTCCCGGCAGTTCATGGACGCCAAGCGGAAGAAGGGCAAGAGCGACATCCGCACCCTCATCGACCTGCACAACAACGAGGCCGGGCGCCTG GCGGTGCGAAGCTACATGCGGACGGAGTGCAAGTGCCACGGCCTGTCgggctcctgcaccctgcacacctgctgGAAGAAGATGCCCCACTTCCGCGAGGTGGGCGACCGCCTGCTGGAGCGGTTCAACGGGGCCTTCAAGGTGATGGGGGCCAACGACGGGAAGACGCTGCTCCCCGTGGGCCGCAGCATCAAGCCCCCCGACCGTCAGGATCTCGTCTACTCGGCCGACTCGCCCGACTTCTGCACGGCCAACCGCAAGACGGGCTCGCCGGGCACACGGGGCCGGGTGTGCAACAGCACAGCCCCGGACGTGAGCGGCTGCGACCTGCTGTGCTGCGGGCGCGGGCACCGGGCCGAGACCGTGGTGCTGGAGGAGAACTGCCTGTGCCGCTTCCACTGGTGCTGCGTGGTGCAGTGCCGCAAGTGCCGCGTGCACCAGGAGCTCAGCCTCTGCCTCTGA